The Dendropsophus ebraccatus isolate aDenEbr1 chromosome 3, aDenEbr1.pat, whole genome shotgun sequence genomic interval acacatacagctcaactacatgtacattacacatatacagctcagctacatgtacattacacatatacagctcagctacatgtacattacacatatacagctcagctacatgtacattacacacatacagctcagctacatgtacattacacatatacatctcagctacatgtacattacacatatacagctcagctacatgtacattacacatatacatctcagctacatgtacattacacatatacagctcagctacatgtacattacacacatatacagctcagctacatgtacactacacacatacagctcagctacatgtacattacacacatacagctctactgtgtacattacacacatacagctcagctacatgtacattacacatatacagctcagctacatgtacattacacacatacagctcagctacatgtacattacacacatacagctcagctacatgtacattacacacatacagctcagctacatgtacattacacacatacagctcagctacatgtacattacacacatacagctcagctacatgtacattacacatatacagctcagctacatgtacattacacacatatacagctcagctacatgtacattacacacatatacagctcagctacatgtacattacacatatacagctcagctacatgtacattacacatatacagctcagctacatgtacattacacatatacagctcagctacatgtacattacacatatacagctcagctacatgtacattacacacatatacagctcagctacatgtacattacacatatatacagctcagctacatgtacattacacacatatacagctcagctacatgtacattacacacatacagctcagctacatgtacattacacacatacagctcagctacatgtacattacacacatacagctcagctacatgtacattacacacagctcagctacatgtacattacacatacagctcagctacatgtacattacacatatacagcttagctacgtgtacattacacacatatacagctcagctacatgtacattacacacatacagctcagctacatgtacattacacatatacagctcagctacatgtacattacacacatacagctcagctacatgtacattacacacatatacagctcagctacatgtacattacacatatacagctcagctacatgtacattacacacatacagctcagctacatgtacattacacacatacagctcagctacatgtacattacacacatacagctcagctacatgtacattacacatatacagctcagctacatgtacattacacatatacagctcagctacatgtacattacacacatacagctcagctacatgtacattacacacatacagctcagctacatgtacattacacatatatacagctcagctacatgtacattacacatatacagctcagctacatgtacattacacacatacagctcagctacatgtacattacacatatacagctcagctacatgtacattacacacagcgctctgctgcaggcatatataacacacacacacatacagctctgctccacacacacatacacagctctgctgcatatacatcacttcagctcatccagcacagcagagtcctgcatacactgagcagcagcccctgatcatgtgactcctcctccatgtgactgatcacatgactgtgacatcatggcaggtcctggaagcacatgGTGAGGTATGTTTGGAGTTACTGCAGGGATGGAGTGTTGGgcacttattaaccccttcatgcagTGACTGATGTTCCCTCCTCCATAGTGTATAATGAAGATGATGTGACGCTcggtgtatagtatataataaTACGCAGTGTAGTCACCATCCTGGTTCCCTATAATATACTCTCTGTTCTGTTCTCCATGTGGATTTGTTAAAACGTCGCAGTAATTATAAGAAGATTTTAATATGGCGGTTCTGCTATTATTAGGCAAAGCCGGGTGAGACATACGGTTCTGCCCTTCACTATGGAGACGGGTAAATATAGTCTGTATTTTGAACGTTTCTTTACATGACGgtaactctttaaccccttgatgacatatattatacagttaCGGCGCAGCCTCTGGGCTTTACCATATGGAGCTGTAACCGCCCTCAGTTATCTGACGCTCCATACTCCCATCATTTCCTCAGCTTCCCAGCACAATGTTCATGAAGTCAATGTTACATGGTAAGGGAGCAGAGGAATCTGGGTGCAGCTTCCTGATGGGTGTGATACTGATGTCACACTGTAATACATGTAACTATAAGGGGAGTTTTGCTGCATAGAGAGAAGATGTGAGGAGCATTGTGTGCGGGTGAGAAGATACCACATATAATATCCAATAGCTGCCGGATGTCACCACAACATCAGTCACATCAGTCGGCGACTATAGGACATTGTGTGCAGGTGTTGTCTCACCTACAGACTAGGTATACTTCTAAGAGCCGGAGAGAAGAACATGTAAGACCGGCTCCTCCAGCAACATGGATGGACTGTGTAATAAGCTAttcatctttatatatatatatatagagagagagagatgcaaGAGAAAATGAGCAGCACAGCTTTTAGCGAAGATGTAGGTGCCAGCGGTCGgggtcctgacttcagaccgTCTTTATATATAAGCAGAAACTCCGCAGCACACAAGATTGACGTGAAGGTGAACTGTGGTTTATTCAAATCATAAGGGCAACACTCCAAAACGCGTCTTGGAGTGTTGCCCTTATGATTTGAATAAACCACAGTTCACCTTCACGTCAATCTTGTGTGCTGCGGAGTTTCTGCTTATATATCtatcgagagagagagaggatacattatatatactgcacaATGACTAATGTTCTGTATATTCCCCCaacactccaggatcctctgctgatattttctatataagagaccgacccatcaaccatggagagagacagagacaagatggccgagaggataataaccctcaccctacacatactcttcctgcttactggggaggtgagggattctgggagtgatgtcatcatgacatcattcttatctatggaataacagatggataggactggagaggtgagggattctgagagtgatgtcatcatgacatcattcttatctatggaataacagatggataggactggggaggtgagggattctgggagtgatgtcatcatgacatcattcttatctatggaataacagatggataggactggagaggtgagggattctgggagtgatgtcatcatgacatcattcttatctatggaataacagatggataggactggagaggtgagggattctgggagggatgtcatcatgacatcattcttatctatggaataacagatggataggactggagaggtgagggattctgggagtgatgtcatcatgacatcattcttatctatggaataacagatggataggactggagaggtgagggattctgggaatggatggaatgatagtaatgtgtctctccatacacaggattacacagtagtgaagaagtcctctagtgggcgctgtggggcccctgggtgtgaaggatgggggagaaccctgagcccaatcccggggcccctgatacatgaggaaatggaggaagagaagatcctagaagtcaccaacaagatggtggagctgctgagtggagaggtgagactgtggctgctgggaatgctgggacattatacagtaacaccactggaggggtgggggggatgactgtgtgatcattgtgtgtgtcaggttcctataaggtgtcaggacgtggcggtctatttctccatggaggagtgggagtatgtagaaggacacaaggatcagtacaaggatgtgatgctggaggatcagcagcccctcccatcagcaggtaatagacaggactatatacacacctcctctctgtattatctggatggaaagaatgaattcagtctctgtatgtgttccctccagtcagatccagtaagagaacagcaccagagagatgtccccgtcctcttcttcctcaggatcaggtagatggagatgttccctatgatgtgTAGATGTGAGGCTCTTGCTCTCAGTCTGGGTTTATCTTACAGTATTATATGGATTATACTTGTGTAATGAGGAAGGTGGAGATGGCGGATATAGACGACCATAGACATTACATGGTGTCTGGATCTTATCCCAGTTTCTGGCTATGGAGATGGCTGGTTGGGATAAGGAGACAACAGGTTGGATTTATTCCTATCTGATCCTTTATTTTCCCTGAGACAAATCCCGGATGTGTCTGGCAGAGGCCGATCTCCTCCACTGAGAAAACCTGAAGCCTGTGTAGCCATGCTGGATATACACTGGGGATGGAGAACACATGAAGAACAGCAGTGCTAGTAAGGAGCTCGGCAGCAGCTGTAGCAAGAAGCTCTTCAGGACGGCAGCTTTATTAGCtgtcagggcagcagcagcacacaaagGGTGACAGGTCCGCTAAACCGCCCAGCAGGGGCTACTGTTTAGTGTATGAGGTTATCATGAGTcatcatctaatatatatatatatatatatatatatatatatatatatatatatataatatgtccgGCTTCTAGGAGACCTGCAGCTGTGGGGCTCAGATAACTCCTCCTGTCATCTCATGTCTGGTCTCTTTTTTGCCTATATAAAACTTTCCATCCAACTTCCAGTGTTTCTTCTGGTGACTTTTATACTATTTCATTCACAGCGAATGAATCAATGTGAAGATCTGTACAATGATAACACTACAGATATGAcggtaaaagaagaagaggagacagatgtgagcggtgatgagcagtataaggaggacatcactacaggcaAAGGTCTAAATTATGTTAATGCTACAGACACAAGAATAAAAGAGGAAGAAGACAAAgaggagacagatgtgagcagtaatgagcagtataaggaagaCATTCCTTCAGGTAAGTGTCCAGTGAGGCGACGGGAGACTgggatcccactgtatagagctctagtgacatcacagctggaatactgtgtccagaaAAATAGTGTCCAAAGATGGGCTAGAACAATGGCGGACGGTCTCTAAGGGATATATCTCCAAGAGATATTACTTGTGactatctgtacagaacaggaagctcctgtacagctctgcttgACAGTATACACAAATATCCTAATATGTCAATATCATTGTCacatttatattatttaaaataataCAGTCATTGTTGTCCTCAGCAGATGACTGTACCAAGAGGTCAGAGGGACGTCTGATAACTCCAGATATTAAAGAGGAGGATCAGGATAACACACAAGATACACATGAGGAGCCGTCCATTATCCCGGATATTTCCTCAGCCCTTCACAGCAAATATCTTTCATCTGATCCTGTAAAACAGCTCCCGTCTTCTGATTcatcacaggctgtgagaggaAAAAAACGTCACAGAAAGAGTGATGAAAATCAAGGAGCACACACAAGCGGCGATCCATCTCAAAATCAAAGGTCTCTCACAGGGAAGAAGGAATATTCATGTTccgaatgtggtaaatgttttaaaTGGAGAGGAGATCGCAATAGACATCAGAGAAAACACGCAGGAGAActtttttcatgttcagaatgtgggaaatgctttactgCAAAATCAAGccttgttgaacatcaaagagttcacacaggggagatgccatattcgtgttcagaatgtggcaggTGTTTTCATGTGAAATCAAGTTTTCTGTTCCATCTGAGAACTCACTCAGGAACCAGGCcgttttcatgttctgaatgtggcaaATGCTTTACTCATAAATCAGGTCTTACCaaacatcaaaaaactcacacggGGGTAAGACCATAtgaatgttcagaatgtggaaaatgctttaTTAGGAATTCACACCTTACTCAACATCAAAGATTGCACACAAGAGAGAAGCCATAtgaatgttcagaatgtggtcAATGTTTTGCTCAGCAATCACAACTTGCTAGCCATAATATAGCACATCACATAGCGAAGagtccattttcatgttcagaatgtggcaaaacCTTTACTAAGAAAACACGTTTGGAGGAACATAAAAACtctcacactggggagaagccatttgtatgttcagaatgtggggaaTGTTTTGGTCAAAAATTTCAGCTTGATCGacatcaaaaaactcacatgGGGGGgaagtcattttcatgttcagaatgtggcaaatgctTTCTTGTAAAGAAATGTCTTGaggaacatcaaaaaattcacacaggtgagaaaccgttttcatgttcagaatgtgagaaatgttttgctCGCAAATCAGAGCTTGGaagacatcaaagaactcacacaggggacaagccatttaaatgtttagaatgtgggaaatgttttattcaaaaattACAGCTTGTTAATCATCAGAGGactcacacgggggagaagccattctcctgttcagaatgtggaaaaagtttcTT includes:
- the LOC138786718 gene encoding oocyte zinc finger protein XlCOF7.1-like isoform X2 — its product is MEEWEYVEGHKDQYKDVMLEDQQPLPSAVRSSKRTAPERCPRPLLPQDQRMNQCEDLYNDNTTDMTVKEEEETDVSGDEQYKEDITTGKGLNYVNATDTRIKEEEDKEETDVSSNEQYKEDIPSDDCTKRSEGRLITPDIKEEDQDNTQDTHEEPSIIPDISSALHSKYLSSDPVKQLPSSDSSQAVRGKKRHRKSDENQGAHTSGDPSQNQRSLTGKKEYSCSECGKCFKWRGDRNRHQRKHAGELFSCSECGKCFTAKSSLVEHQRVHTGEMPYSCSECGRCFHVKSSFLFHLRTHSGTRPFSCSECGKCFTHKSGLTKHQKTHTGVRPYECSECGKCFIRNSHLTQHQRLHTREKPYECSECGQCFAQQSQLASHNIAHHIAKSPFSCSECGKTFTKKTRLEEHKNSHTGEKPFVCSECGECFGQKFQLDRHQKTHMGGKSFSCSECGKCFLVKKCLEEHQKIHTGEKPFSCSECEKCFARKSELGRHQRTHTGDKPFKCLECGKCFIQKLQLVNHQRTHTGEKPFSCSECGKSFFQKSYLLQHLTCHTGEKPFSCPECEKCFTRLSNLIRHKASHSGEKPFACSECGKCFTLKSLLVRHQAIHSGEKPFSCSECGKCFLRKKDLLKHFLCHTGEKPFSCPECGKCFTQKTSLIEHQKLHTGEKPFTCHVCGKGFIRRSRLLEHQRSHVGK
- the LOC138786718 gene encoding oocyte zinc finger protein XlCOF7.1-like isoform X1, translating into MEEWEYVEGHKDQYKDVMLEDQQPLPSAVRSSKRTAPERCPRPLLPQDQRMNQCEDLYNDNTTDMTVKEEEETDVSGDEQYKEDITTGKGLNYVNATDTRIKEEEDKEETDVSSNEQYKEDIPSADDCTKRSEGRLITPDIKEEDQDNTQDTHEEPSIIPDISSALHSKYLSSDPVKQLPSSDSSQAVRGKKRHRKSDENQGAHTSGDPSQNQRSLTGKKEYSCSECGKCFKWRGDRNRHQRKHAGELFSCSECGKCFTAKSSLVEHQRVHTGEMPYSCSECGRCFHVKSSFLFHLRTHSGTRPFSCSECGKCFTHKSGLTKHQKTHTGVRPYECSECGKCFIRNSHLTQHQRLHTREKPYECSECGQCFAQQSQLASHNIAHHIAKSPFSCSECGKTFTKKTRLEEHKNSHTGEKPFVCSECGECFGQKFQLDRHQKTHMGGKSFSCSECGKCFLVKKCLEEHQKIHTGEKPFSCSECEKCFARKSELGRHQRTHTGDKPFKCLECGKCFIQKLQLVNHQRTHTGEKPFSCSECGKSFFQKSYLLQHLTCHTGEKPFSCPECEKCFTRLSNLIRHKASHSGEKPFACSECGKCFTLKSLLVRHQAIHSGEKPFSCSECGKCFLRKKDLLKHFLCHTGEKPFSCPECGKCFTQKTSLIEHQKLHTGEKPFTCHVCGKGFIRRSRLLEHQRSHVGK
- the LOC138786718 gene encoding oocyte zinc finger protein XlCOF7.1-like isoform X3, with amino-acid sequence MNQCEDLYNDNTTDMTVKEEEETDVSGDEQYKEDITTGKGLNYVNATDTRIKEEEDKEETDVSSNEQYKEDIPSADDCTKRSEGRLITPDIKEEDQDNTQDTHEEPSIIPDISSALHSKYLSSDPVKQLPSSDSSQAVRGKKRHRKSDENQGAHTSGDPSQNQRSLTGKKEYSCSECGKCFKWRGDRNRHQRKHAGELFSCSECGKCFTAKSSLVEHQRVHTGEMPYSCSECGRCFHVKSSFLFHLRTHSGTRPFSCSECGKCFTHKSGLTKHQKTHTGVRPYECSECGKCFIRNSHLTQHQRLHTREKPYECSECGQCFAQQSQLASHNIAHHIAKSPFSCSECGKTFTKKTRLEEHKNSHTGEKPFVCSECGECFGQKFQLDRHQKTHMGGKSFSCSECGKCFLVKKCLEEHQKIHTGEKPFSCSECEKCFARKSELGRHQRTHTGDKPFKCLECGKCFIQKLQLVNHQRTHTGEKPFSCSECGKSFFQKSYLLQHLTCHTGEKPFSCPECEKCFTRLSNLIRHKASHSGEKPFACSECGKCFTLKSLLVRHQAIHSGEKPFSCSECGKCFLRKKDLLKHFLCHTGEKPFSCPECGKCFTQKTSLIEHQKLHTGEKPFTCHVCGKGFIRRSRLLEHQRSHVGK